atgattttttttaactctagGTGGTCGAAGGCGAAGAAGCGGCTCTTCATGTTGGGGCTTGGATTTCGGGGGCTTATGCTGATCGCCTCCACGTTGAGGTAATCACTTTTTGGATATTAGAAAATTTACCAAACATGATTCATTGCCTCTATATATGTCTCAGTAGTGACCACAAACATAAGGATATTATGTAGGTTTTATTTGGATACACATAAGTTatagtaggaaaaaaaatagaatgaattaGCCTGTATGGACAAACTTTTCAACAAGCacttttagagaagaaaataagaaggtaaaGTGGATTATGTTTCTCCcgtaagttaaaattagcttatgtataaattaaaataagcttTTAAGGAAGCAAACTGGGAGAGCTTCTATAAATTAGCTCATGCATAAGCAGATTTTAACTCATGCAAACAGGGTCTTAAgggtcttattttttatttttttatttatcggcaaatgttaatattatttgtttgttagTGTTTTTGTTAGCAGGAGGGATCGAACCTGCGACCTTTCTCTCCATCCCTTCTTTTTTAACCACccaaccaaccttatatctccctTAAGGGTCTTATTTAGTTTGTACTTAAAAGTATTGATACTATGTCCAAAGGTGATGATTTGTGTTTAAACTTTTTCTAGGTTGCTGCAGTTCCTGAGGATGTGGGGACAGCGGGTGCAATTCGGGCCATTTCACATCACCTAACTGCTAAAGACATTTTGGTGGAATATCCTCACCTCCCCTGCCCCTGAACTCTGATTAAAATAATGTTGTTCTTTATGGTTGTGTTGATTTTCTGCAGGTTGTCAGTGGTGATCTTGTTACTGATGTGCCACTTGGTGCTGTTGCAGCTACTCATAGACGGCATGATGCAGTTGTCACTGCTATGCTTTGCTCTGCTCCTGTAAGTGGACCTTTGGAGTCAGTATCCTCTGGTGGGAAAGACAAAACCAAGAAACCTGGCCGCTATGATTTGATAGGGCTGGATCCCACAAAACAGTTTTTAGTTCACATAGCAACTGGTTAGTTATCTAGCTTTCCCTTGTATATGgcattttgttgttgtatgtgTGCTCATGTGGAATCTTGCAACTCTTTTCAGGAGCAGAAGTTGAAAAAGATCTTCGAATTCAGAAGAGCATGCTCCCAGCAGTTGGCCAggtactttttctttcttgtctcTGAACCTTCGTAGTTTGTTCCTCCTGCCTATAATTTCTCTAATGTTATGAGTTTATCACTCTTCTAGTGTGAGATATAAGTGTCTATTCTATACCAACTTTACTATTGGAGGTATTTTCTGTTTGTTACTTGTGTAGAGATGGAAATTGGTTATTGTGCTTTTAGAGTAAGAAAATTGTTTAATCTGTCAATCTTAAAGAAATAGCATTTTCTGTGAAAATATGAATGAATTCTTCATCTGagtaatagaaaattaaatgcgAGACTTGTGCAATTTCTTATTTctctttgtttctctttattGTTATTTGTCCTTCATGTAGATAGAAATAAGAGCTGATCTAATGGACGCCCACTTGTATGCATTCAAAAGGTacattcatttactttttaactTTCTCCTTTATTCGTAGTCTTGAATTACTCATGTTTGTATCCTGAAACAAACTTTTCTTGCAGATCAGTTCTACAAGAAGTTCTAGATCAGAAAAGTGCATTTCATAGCTTAAAGCATGATGTACTGCCATATCTAGTCCGGAGCCAACTGGTTAGTTGTTAAAGGTTTTTGCAGAGATAGGCTAGGGAATGTTGTACTTTTAAGGATTCTAACCTTGTTCATATTTTCTAAACGAGAGTTAGAAATCAGAAGTATTATTAAATGGCATACCACAAGCAGAAGAAAACAGAACTGAAAAGGTTATTTCTCAAAGCAATCAACAAATGCTATCTCAAATACTCGCTAATGCATCTGAACCAACCTTTCATCTACGACATGCACTGGGTCCTTATGGTTCTACTTTTGATCGAAGAACCCACAAATGCTGTGTGTATATTGCTG
This genomic interval from Glycine max cultivar Williams 82 chromosome 5, Glycine_max_v4.0, whole genome shotgun sequence contains the following:
- the LOC100783346 gene encoding translation initiation factor eIF-2B subunit gamma; translated protein: MDFQVVVLGGGVSKKLIPLVSQELPNALLPLANRPVLSYVLEYLELSNLKDLIVVVEGEEAALHVGAWISGAYADRLHVEVAAVPEDVGTAGAIRAISHHLTAKDILVVSGDLVTDVPLGAVAATHRRHDAVVTAMLCSAPVSGPLESVSSGGKDKTKKPGRYDLIGLDPTKQFLVHIATGAEVEKDLRIQKSMLPAVGQIEIRADLMDAHLYAFKRSVLQEVLDQKSAFHSLKHDVLPYLVRSQLKSEVLLNGIPQAEENRTEKVISQSNQQMLSQILANASEPTFHLRHALGPYGSTFDRRTHKCCVYIAGSSKYCARLNSIQAYTDINRDVIGEASRLSGYSFSTLNNIIHPSAELGAKTTVGPHCILGEGSQMGDKCSVKRSVIGRHCRIGANVKVVNSVVMNHVTIGESCSIQGSVICSNVQLQERAVLKDCQVGAGFVVTAGSECKGEVLAKK